Proteins found in one Bartonella krasnovii genomic segment:
- a CDS encoding RsmB/NOP family class I SAM-dependent RNA methyltransferase yields MKHKKVGHVSEKDVPGLAVRQVCVRLLGAVVDKNTPLSGLTDNEHGHPQYLKLSQRDRLLCRAILTTSLRHRGSIAAALSRFLARSLPSQALSLQHLLHISVAQILYLDIPDHAAIDLAVRVAKFDPRMRRFSGVVNALLRNVAREAVLLRPQTPTVEGVPAWFGELLVSTYGIEKARQIIEIQSVEPPLDLTVKSDCVGWAEKLGGVVLPNGSVRLNRLACSVSDLPGYREGAWWVQDFASALPACLLGEIRGKNVADLCASPGGKTAQLALQGAEVTAIELSANRVKRLKENMERLNFSVHIWQGDVRNFHPTQLFDSVLLDAPCSSTGTIRRHPDILWTKSMDDVVKLAALQYDLLIAAIALVKEGGRIVFSNCSLAREEGEDLIEKILSTRNDIVLDPIDPEEMGELTHLLSEGMLRTTPADFCYKNFDAEKTAFLGMDGFFAARLRKIA; encoded by the coding sequence TTGAAACACAAAAAGGTGGGGCATGTGTCTGAAAAAGATGTTCCAGGATTGGCTGTTCGACAGGTGTGTGTACGTCTTTTAGGGGCGGTCGTTGATAAGAATACGCCTCTTTCTGGTTTGACGGATAATGAACACGGACACCCACAATATTTAAAACTTTCACAACGAGATCGTTTATTGTGTCGGGCTATTTTGACAACGTCATTGCGTCATCGAGGGTCGATTGCGGCGGCTCTCTCACGCTTTTTAGCGCGCTCTTTACCCTCACAAGCACTTTCACTTCAGCATCTTTTGCATATTAGTGTGGCGCAAATTCTTTATCTTGATATTCCTGATCATGCGGCTATTGATTTAGCTGTGCGTGTGGCAAAATTTGATCCTCGTATGCGCCGTTTTTCAGGGGTGGTAAATGCTCTTTTGCGCAATGTTGCGCGTGAGGCGGTACTTTTACGCCCACAAACTCCTACCGTTGAAGGTGTTCCAGCGTGGTTTGGAGAGCTTTTAGTATCAACTTATGGAATAGAAAAGGCGCGTCAAATTATAGAAATTCAAAGTGTGGAACCTCCGCTTGATTTGACAGTAAAATCTGATTGTGTTGGATGGGCTGAGAAGCTTGGCGGTGTGGTGTTGCCCAATGGTTCTGTTCGATTGAATCGTTTGGCGTGTTCTGTTTCTGATTTACCAGGTTATCGTGAGGGGGCGTGGTGGGTTCAAGACTTTGCCTCAGCGTTGCCTGCTTGTTTACTCGGAGAGATTCGGGGTAAAAATGTTGCTGACCTTTGTGCGAGCCCTGGGGGGAAAACAGCACAATTGGCTTTGCAGGGGGCAGAGGTGACCGCCATTGAGCTTTCTGCTAACCGCGTCAAGCGTTTAAAAGAAAATATGGAACGGCTCAATTTTTCCGTTCATATTTGGCAGGGGGATGTGAGAAATTTTCATCCCACACAGCTTTTTGATTCGGTTCTTCTTGATGCTCCTTGTTCTTCTACAGGAACAATCCGTCGTCATCCAGATATTTTATGGACCAAATCGATGGATGATGTGGTCAAGTTAGCGGCGTTGCAATATGATTTGCTTATCGCCGCTATTGCCTTGGTAAAGGAGGGGGGACGGATTGTTTTTTCCAATTGTTCATTGGCTCGAGAAGAAGGTGAAGATCTTATTGAGAAAATTTTATCAACACGCAATGATATTGTTTTAGACCCTATTGATCCAGAAGAAATGGGAGAGCTCACGCATTTGCTTAGTGAGGGGATGTTGCGCACGACGCCGGCGGATTTTTGTTATAAAAATTTTGATGCTGAGAAAACTGCATTTTTAGGAATGGATGGTTTTTTTGCTGCGCGCTTACGAAAAATTGCTTAA
- the htpX gene encoding zinc metalloprotease HtpX, whose amino-acid sequence MNIMRTAMLLAFLTALFMGVGYLVGGGSGMIIALLMASGLNFFSYWNSDKIVLRMYGAREVDQHSAPVYYKIVSDLAKKASLPQPKVYVLDSAQPNAFATGRNPQNAAVAASRGLLERLSAEEVAGVMAHELAHIEHRDTLTMTLTATIAGAISMLGNFAFFMGGQRSSSEDSHGVGAIGGLIALIIAPFAAMLVQMAISRTREYAADRRGAEICGNPLWLASALRKIADGGHGVYNEEAEHNPATAHLFIINPLSGKGADSLFSTHPATANRIAALYRQAEEMKGALAESGVWNKEDAISEKSNRMNYEDFRSGQAHASGKKEDSTFQRVTKRPSWLRYENSKSSRS is encoded by the coding sequence ATGAACATAATGCGTACAGCCATGCTTTTGGCTTTTTTAACAGCTCTCTTTATGGGGGTTGGTTATCTTGTTGGAGGGGGCAGTGGCATGATCATTGCTCTTTTAATGGCGAGTGGTTTAAACTTTTTTTCTTATTGGAATTCAGATAAAATCGTTTTGCGTATGTACGGGGCGCGTGAGGTTGATCAGCATTCTGCACCCGTTTATTATAAAATCGTAAGCGATTTAGCTAAAAAGGCTTCTCTTCCTCAACCAAAGGTGTATGTGCTAGATAGCGCGCAGCCGAATGCTTTTGCAACAGGACGTAATCCTCAAAATGCCGCTGTGGCTGCGAGCCGCGGTTTGTTAGAGCGGTTAAGTGCAGAAGAAGTTGCTGGCGTTATGGCGCATGAGCTTGCACATATTGAGCATCGTGATACCTTAACCATGACTCTAACAGCAACGATTGCTGGGGCAATTTCAATGCTTGGTAATTTTGCTTTCTTTATGGGAGGACAGCGTAGCTCTTCGGAAGATTCTCATGGTGTTGGGGCAATTGGAGGATTGATTGCACTCATCATAGCACCTTTTGCTGCAATGCTCGTACAAATGGCTATTAGCCGTACGCGTGAATATGCTGCGGATCGTAGGGGAGCTGAAATATGTGGTAATCCTTTATGGTTGGCTTCGGCATTGCGTAAAATTGCTGATGGGGGGCATGGGGTTTACAATGAAGAAGCAGAGCATAATCCAGCAACCGCGCATCTATTTATTATCAATCCTTTGAGCGGTAAGGGAGCGGATAGTCTTTTTTCAACACATCCTGCAACGGCAAATCGTATTGCTGCTCTTTATAGGCAAGCAGAAGAGATGAAAGGGGCTCTTGCTGAAAGTGGCGTATGGAATAAAGAAGATGCTATAAGTGAAAAAAGCAACCGGATGAATTATGAAGATTTTCGCAGTGGTCAGGCTCATGCATCAGGTAAGAAAGAAGATAGCACTTTTCAGCGGGTTACAAAACGTCCTTCTTGGCTTCGTTATGAAAATTCAAAAAGTTCTCGTTCATAG
- a CDS encoding DUF1674 domain-containing protein: MNKKDEKTSPKNSTAVQQQSLPSAAQRALKEAEERRKDEAKKEQPLENGGRGGKDPSRYGDWEIKGRAIDF; the protein is encoded by the coding sequence ATGAATAAAAAAGATGAAAAAACAAGCCCAAAAAATTCAACTGCCGTTCAACAGCAATCTCTTCCTTCCGCAGCGCAACGCGCCCTTAAAGAAGCTGAAGAAAGACGAAAAGACGAAGCAAAAAAAGAACAACCGTTGGAAAACGGTGGACGCGGCGGCAAAGATCCTTCACGCTATGGAGACTGGGAAATTAAAGGCCGCGCCATCGACTTTTAA
- the rpsP gene encoding 30S ribosomal protein S16 has product MALKIRLSRGGSKKRPYYHIVVADVRSPRDGRFLERVGAWDPMLPKDKPRVKLNEERIQYWLGQGAQPTDRVLRFLDAAGLKKRPTRNNPHKGEPGKKAQERIAAAKQAAEEAAAAAAEAETASE; this is encoded by the coding sequence ATGGCATTGAAAATTCGTTTGTCCCGTGGAGGTTCAAAGAAACGTCCTTATTATCATATCGTTGTTGCGGATGTGCGTAGTCCGCGTGATGGGCGATTTCTTGAACGTGTTGGTGCATGGGATCCAATGTTGCCTAAAGATAAACCGAGGGTGAAACTTAATGAAGAACGTATCCAATATTGGCTTGGGCAAGGGGCTCAACCAACAGATCGCGTTTTACGGTTCTTAGATGCGGCTGGCTTAAAAAAGCGTCCAACCCGCAATAATCCACATAAAGGTGAACCAGGCAAAAAAGCACAAGAACGTATAGCAGCAGCAAAGCAAGCAGCAGAAGAAGCAGCAGCAGCTGCTGCTGAGGCAGAAACTGCTTCAGAATAA
- a CDS encoding chorismate mutase — translation MQETILNELAHLRASIDNFDATLIHILAERFRCTKAVGHLKARYDLPKVDPLREQHQIARLRQLAMESHLDPDFAERFLKFIIKEVVRHHEVIAEEQKTKKVNLNESQS, via the coding sequence ATGCAGGAAACAATATTAAACGAATTGGCACATTTACGAGCATCTATTGATAATTTTGATGCAACTTTGATTCATATTTTAGCAGAGCGTTTTCGTTGTACCAAAGCTGTTGGGCACTTAAAAGCCCGTTATGATTTGCCTAAAGTAGATCCTCTGCGTGAGCAGCATCAGATCGCGCGTTTGCGGCAATTGGCTATGGAAAGTCATCTTGATCCTGATTTTGCTGAAAGATTTTTAAAGTTTATTATTAAAGAAGTTGTGCGTCATCATGAAGTTATTGCTGAAGAGCAAAAAACAAAAAAAGTTAATTTAAACGAAAGCCAGAGCTGA
- the ffh gene encoding signal recognition particle protein, with the protein MFESLQERLGSILSHLTGRGALSEQDVAEALREIRRALLEADVALDVVRSFTDRVREKAVGAEIVKSIKPGQMVVKIVHDELVRILGSESVLSDLNAPAPVVIMMIGLQGSGKTTTTAKLAKRFTDKHNKKVLMASLDTRRPAAQEQLRQLGEQAKLATLPIIAGQLPVDIASRAVQAAKLGGYDVLLLDTAGRNHIDEALMLELAEIKACSLPHEIMLVADSLTGQDAVHLARSFDERVGITGIVLTRMDSDGRGGAALSMRAVTGKPIKAIGTGEKIEALEEFHPSRIADRILGMGDIVSLVEKAAETMDHEKAAAFAKKMQAGKFDLNDLAEQLQKMKKLGGMGGIMGMLPGLGKVKEQIAAAGLDDRLFNRQLAIISSMTPQERANPELLKHSRKQRIAKGSGTTAADINKLLKMYRQMADMMKAMGGKGKSGLMGKMLGGLGSKMGFGGMGGADSSAVPDLSGLDLKQLSTLQKQIENGHGGKILPGLPGRDPTFPGLSNGIADRGKLPQHFKKK; encoded by the coding sequence ATGTTTGAATCCTTGCAAGAACGACTTGGTTCTATCCTATCTCATTTGACGGGGCGTGGCGCTTTGTCGGAGCAGGATGTTGCAGAGGCGCTGCGTGAAATTCGGCGCGCTTTATTGGAAGCTGATGTTGCTCTTGATGTTGTTCGTTCTTTTACCGATAGGGTGCGGGAAAAAGCTGTTGGGGCTGAGATTGTTAAATCAATCAAACCAGGCCAAATGGTAGTTAAAATTGTTCATGATGAATTGGTTCGTATTCTTGGAAGTGAAAGTGTTCTGAGTGATTTGAATGCACCAGCGCCCGTTGTTATTATGATGATTGGTTTACAAGGTTCCGGAAAAACAACCACAACAGCAAAGCTTGCAAAACGTTTCACTGATAAGCACAATAAAAAAGTTCTCATGGCGTCATTAGATACACGTCGTCCCGCTGCGCAGGAGCAATTGCGCCAATTGGGAGAACAAGCAAAACTTGCAACTTTACCTATTATTGCGGGACAATTGCCCGTTGATATTGCATCACGTGCTGTGCAAGCTGCTAAATTGGGTGGTTATGATGTGCTTCTTCTTGATACTGCAGGACGTAATCATATCGATGAAGCTCTGATGCTTGAATTAGCTGAAATTAAAGCATGTTCTCTTCCGCACGAGATTATGTTGGTGGCTGATAGTTTGACGGGGCAAGATGCTGTTCATCTTGCGCGTTCTTTTGATGAGCGTGTAGGGATTACAGGGATTGTTTTAACACGGATGGATAGTGATGGGCGTGGGGGTGCGGCTCTTTCTATGCGGGCTGTGACAGGCAAACCAATTAAAGCAATTGGAACTGGTGAAAAAATAGAGGCTTTGGAAGAGTTTCATCCCAGTCGTATTGCTGATCGTATTCTCGGAATGGGGGATATTGTTTCTTTGGTTGAAAAAGCTGCTGAAACAATGGATCATGAGAAAGCTGCTGCTTTTGCGAAAAAAATGCAGGCCGGAAAATTTGATTTGAATGATCTTGCAGAACAGTTGCAGAAAATGAAAAAACTCGGTGGAATGGGCGGTATTATGGGCATGTTGCCAGGATTGGGAAAGGTCAAAGAGCAGATTGCGGCGGCGGGTCTTGATGATCGTTTATTTAATCGTCAATTGGCTATTATTTCATCCATGACACCGCAAGAGCGTGCGAATCCAGAGCTTTTAAAACATAGCCGAAAACAACGAATTGCTAAGGGGTCTGGGACAACGGCGGCTGATATTAATAAACTTTTGAAGATGTATCGCCAAATGGCTGATATGATGAAAGCTATGGGTGGTAAAGGAAAAAGTGGTTTGATGGGAAAAATGTTAGGAGGACTTGGGTCCAAAATGGGTTTTGGAGGGATGGGAGGTGCAGATTCTTCCGCTGTGCCTGATTTATCGGGATTGGATCTGAAGCAACTTTCAACGCTTCAAAAACAGATTGAAAATGGGCATGGAGGGAAGATCTTGCCCGGACTTCCCGGACGTGATCCTACATTTCCTGGTCTTTCCAATGGCATTGCCGATAGGGGAAAACTTCCTCAGCATTTTAAGAAAAAATAA
- a CDS encoding carbonic anhydrase → MTRLPERLLSGYQNFINNHFLYKTAHYQQLAIEGQKPEVLVIACCDSRAVPEMIFDAKPGEIFTLRNVANVVPPFSPDNQYHATSAALEYAVQLLEVKHIVVFGHAHCGGVLTALRGTCKSLSSNDFIGQWISLLAPAAEIVLNNKSLSWPEKQMALEQLSIRHSLRNLETFPWIKFRKDQGILTLHGVWFDISSGKLWNMEQETGCFMCVEVKSFEV, encoded by the coding sequence ATGACCCGTTTACCAGAAAGACTTTTAAGTGGTTACCAAAATTTTATAAATAATCATTTTTTATATAAAACAGCACATTATCAGCAATTGGCGATTGAGGGACAGAAACCCGAAGTTTTGGTTATTGCTTGTTGTGATTCGCGTGCTGTTCCAGAAATGATTTTTGATGCTAAACCTGGGGAAATTTTTACTCTGCGCAATGTAGCAAATGTGGTTCCTCCTTTTTCTCCTGATAATCAATATCATGCAACATCAGCGGCTCTTGAATATGCTGTACAATTGCTTGAGGTAAAACATATTGTTGTTTTTGGGCATGCCCATTGTGGAGGCGTTCTTACGGCTCTTAGGGGGACGTGTAAATCTTTATCGTCAAATGATTTTATTGGTCAATGGATTAGTCTTTTAGCGCCAGCCGCAGAAATCGTTTTGAATAATAAGTCGCTGTCTTGGCCAGAAAAACAAATGGCTTTAGAGCAGCTTTCTATTCGACATTCTTTGAGAAATTTAGAGACGTTTCCGTGGATAAAGTTCCGAAAAGATCAAGGCATTTTAACATTGCATGGGGTTTGGTTTGATATCTCTAGCGGGAAATTATGGAATATGGAACAGGAAACAGGGTGCTTTATGTGTGTTGAAGTTAAAAGTTTTGAAGTGTAA